A window from Alkalicoccobacillus plakortidis encodes these proteins:
- a CDS encoding LexA repressor, whose amino-acid sequence MGLTNKQERVFGAIKSFIEENELPPTSRELCVILGIKSSSTIHGHFVKLKDKGYIDWEEAKPRTLKVLKGA is encoded by the coding sequence ATGGGTTTAACAAATAAACAAGAGAGAGTTTTTGGGGCAATTAAATCTTTTATTGAAGAAAATGAGTTACCTCCGACAAGCAGAGAATTATGTGTTATTTTAGGAATCAAATCAAGCTCAACTATACATGGTCATTTCGTTAAACTTAAGGATAAAGGATACATTGACTGGGAAGAAGCAAAGCCAAGAACTTTGAAAGTTTTAAAAGGTGCATGA
- a CDS encoding DUF2606 family protein, translated as MKKILLIISILLMITGCRSEDEVTLIEDVSFLFIDQDHMPVPNFNVYIDNNIRQGTQDIGNTLGTTDHQGLISNRTVEARTYEVIGLDITFDVTEEDRDTVKTIQIDTSKIPE; from the coding sequence ATGAAGAAAATCTTGTTGATTATCAGTATATTACTAATGATAACTGGTTGTCGTTCAGAAGATGAAGTTACTTTAATAGAAGATGTCAGTTTTTTATTTATAGATCAAGATCATATGCCTGTTCCTAATTTTAATGTTTATATTGATAATAATATAAGACAGGGTACTCAAGATATAGGTAACACACTTGGAACTACAGACCATCAAGGATTGATATCAAATCGAACTGTTGAAGCGAGAACTTACGAAGTGATTGGATTAGATATAACATTTGATGTTACTGAAGAAGATCGAGACACTGTAAAAACAATTCAAATCGACACTAGTAAAATCCCTGAATAA
- a CDS encoding YncE family protein, with the protein MLSSIVCFVFLTGCNEQSIEVPESGEPMLLITHVKEPTLSFFDTNSDEDVGSTTLPYTMTDMTYISDQTMVGLNSNEQSILEIDLEQEVARPFMELESGMTNLTYDTNSDQLFLSSNSSHEVHVVDVSSKEELTPITVDSIPNELSLNDQGLLFVLMTDTNEVSMIDIQRGEVVRTFPVNDTPVGMHFDGQWLWVGGHGSNTELNRSVYAYDPQTGENVMTVDVGLMPIAMVGSENSEELFVLCHGDHSLYKSKY; encoded by the coding sequence ATGCTGAGTTCAATTGTTTGTTTTGTTTTTTTAACTGGATGTAATGAGCAGAGTATTGAAGTGCCTGAGTCTGGTGAACCGATGCTTCTTATAACGCATGTAAAGGAACCAACTTTATCGTTTTTTGATACAAATTCAGATGAGGATGTAGGTTCTACAACGCTGCCATATACAATGACGGATATGACATATATATCTGATCAAACCATGGTTGGGCTTAATTCAAATGAGCAGAGCATTCTTGAAATTGATCTAGAACAAGAAGTGGCTCGCCCCTTTATGGAGCTGGAATCTGGGATGACAAACCTTACATATGATACAAATTCGGATCAATTATTTTTATCAAGTAATTCAAGTCATGAGGTTCATGTGGTTGACGTAAGTTCAAAAGAAGAACTGACCCCGATTACGGTTGATTCTATTCCAAATGAACTCAGCTTAAATGATCAAGGCCTTCTTTTTGTTTTAATGACTGATACAAATGAGGTAAGTATGATTGATATACAAAGAGGGGAAGTTGTTCGTACATTTCCGGTTAATGATACTCCGGTTGGTATGCACTTTGATGGGCAATGGTTGTGGGTTGGTGGGCACGGATCAAATACCGAGCTTAATCGATCGGTCTATGCCTACGATCCACAAACAGGTGAGAACGTCATGACTGTTGATGTTGGACTTATGCCCATTGCGATGGTTGGTAGTGAGAATTCAGAGGAGCTCTTTGTGCTTTGCCATGGTGATCATTCCTTATATAAAAGTAAATACTGA
- a CDS encoding YncE family protein has product MCFAMVIIPYIKVNTETEEVVGKVEVGQNPNDVKLSGDKLFVANLDSDSISVVQQSDLRLIKTVPVATGPYLLLQEVGS; this is encoded by the coding sequence TTGTGCTTTGCCATGGTGATCATTCCTTATATAAAAGTAAATACTGAAACAGAAGAAGTTGTAGGAAAAGTAGAAGTAGGTCAAAATCCAAACGATGTTAAACTCTCAGGAGACAAGCTGTTTGTTGCAAATTTGGATAGTGATAGCATTTCTGTTGTACAGCAGTCAGACCTTCGTTTGATTAAAACGGTACCAGTTGCAACAGGTCCGTATCTTTTGCTTCAGGAGGTGGGATCATGA
- a CDS encoding response regulator transcription factor: MKQTPIILVVDDEKELLQLVVSYLENEKYVVYTATDGYEALQTLETESIDLVILDIMMEGIDGFELCKRIRESSSIPVVMLTAKSSEDDRIRGLKLGADDYVIKPFSPRELMARVEAVLRRMHVGQTNLHTIEIAELLIDKNGRKVFVDDQVVNLTRKEYDLLVFLYESSGKVFTRDHLLVRLWDVDHNKTARTVDTHIKTLRLKLQSAGRFIQTVWGVGYKFEDPS; this comes from the coding sequence ATGAAGCAGACACCAATTATTTTAGTCGTAGATGATGAAAAGGAATTGCTGCAACTAGTTGTGAGCTATTTAGAAAATGAGAAGTACGTTGTCTATACCGCAACAGACGGATATGAGGCATTACAAACACTTGAAACGGAATCGATTGATTTGGTGATCCTCGATATTATGATGGAAGGTATTGATGGGTTTGAGTTATGTAAACGAATAAGAGAAAGCTCCTCAATTCCTGTTGTCATGCTGACAGCCAAAAGTAGTGAGGATGATCGCATTCGTGGACTTAAGCTAGGTGCAGATGACTATGTGATTAAACCATTTAGCCCAAGAGAATTGATGGCAAGAGTGGAAGCGGTTTTAAGACGAATGCATGTTGGTCAGACAAACCTACACACAATTGAGATTGCGGAATTGTTGATTGATAAAAATGGGCGGAAGGTATTTGTTGATGATCAAGTAGTCAACCTCACTCGAAAAGAGTATGACCTTCTTGTTTTTCTGTATGAATCGTCTGGGAAAGTATTCACGCGGGATCATCTTTTAGTTCGTCTTTGGGACGTTGACCATAATAAAACGGCTCGAACAGTTGATACTCATATTAAAACACTGAGATTAAAGCTACAATCAGCCGGACGTTTTATCCAAACCGTATGGGGAGTTGGCTATAAATTTGAGGACCCATCATGA
- a CDS encoding sensor histidine kinase, translating into MKHWSIKHKVWVTIFGVILTIVTAAVVLIFFLYDRLYVEKQVETLTLQGEQLTEVFNDQGSNEYFLDRVNWANESTDADILFTDNPMLLASGDPLDPNSQYNLITFEERQQLLAGQTVVMQRPHPRFDQDILGVAIPLFDGGNLTGAIFLSQPLSDMYEPFAEIQWLLIAILIVLVLFVLFMGSKMVRDVVNPLITMKNVAQNIEQGDYSQQLTLSHNKDELGQLARSFNSLSTSLDEVEQNRKEFLANVAHELRTPLSYMKGYAEGVEEGIISKEKGLGIIQKEANRLDRLVHDLLDLAQLEGDSYQMVNEPIAFAELIDDVVDQFSLAADKKQVSFERHLDDDCIVIGDSDRLEQVVRNLLDNALSYTASGKRIFVSLFGDEEEVTLEIRDEGIGIPEEDLVAVKQRFYRVKKARERKDGGTGLGLSIVLQIIQKHEGTFLLESTENKGTTATIRLKSFRENVFNS; encoded by the coding sequence ATGAAGCATTGGTCGATTAAACATAAGGTGTGGGTCACAATATTTGGTGTCATCCTCACAATTGTTACAGCTGCTGTGGTCCTGATCTTTTTTCTATATGACCGATTATATGTGGAAAAACAAGTTGAGACATTGACATTGCAAGGAGAACAACTTACGGAAGTCTTTAATGATCAAGGTAGTAATGAGTACTTTCTAGATCGAGTCAACTGGGCAAATGAGAGTACAGATGCTGATATTTTATTTACGGATAACCCAATGTTGCTCGCTAGTGGAGATCCACTTGATCCAAACTCTCAATATAACTTGATTACATTTGAGGAACGGCAGCAGTTACTTGCGGGTCAAACTGTCGTGATGCAGCGGCCACACCCAAGGTTTGATCAGGATATTTTGGGGGTAGCCATTCCATTGTTTGATGGTGGTAATTTAACTGGAGCCATCTTTTTATCACAGCCCCTATCAGATATGTATGAGCCGTTTGCGGAGATCCAATGGCTTTTAATTGCGATCCTTATTGTTCTGGTTCTTTTTGTCTTGTTTATGGGAAGCAAAATGGTACGTGATGTGGTCAATCCATTGATTACGATGAAAAATGTAGCTCAAAACATTGAGCAAGGGGATTACAGCCAACAACTGACTCTTTCTCATAACAAGGATGAATTAGGCCAGCTTGCTCGTTCCTTTAACAGTTTGTCAACGTCACTCGATGAAGTTGAGCAAAATCGTAAAGAATTTCTTGCTAATGTCGCACACGAGCTTCGCACCCCTTTAAGCTATATGAAAGGTTATGCAGAAGGGGTAGAAGAGGGCATTATTTCAAAGGAAAAAGGTCTAGGCATTATTCAAAAAGAAGCAAATCGTTTAGATCGGCTTGTGCATGATTTGCTAGATTTGGCTCAACTTGAAGGCGATTCATATCAAATGGTGAATGAACCAATTGCTTTTGCGGAGTTAATTGATGATGTTGTGGACCAGTTCAGCCTGGCAGCAGATAAAAAGCAAGTATCGTTTGAGCGTCATTTGGATGATGACTGTATTGTCATAGGGGATTCAGATCGTCTTGAGCAGGTGGTAAGGAATCTGCTAGACAATGCACTTTCCTACACAGCATCCGGTAAGCGGATATTCGTTTCACTTTTCGGTGATGAAGAAGAAGTTACACTTGAAATAAGAGATGAGGGTATTGGAATTCCAGAGGAAGATCTTGTGGCTGTGAAGCAACGATTTTATCGTGTGAAAAAGGCGAGGGAACGTAAAGATGGTGGAACTGGTCTCGGACTGTCGATTGTCTTGCAAATCATCCAAAAACACGAGGGCACATTTTTACTTGAATCAACTGAAAATAAAGGAACAACCGCAACAATTAGGTTAAAAAGCTTTAGAGAAAATGTGTTTAATTCTTGA
- a CDS encoding copper resistance CopC family protein produces the protein MKAKVASLFLVVGLIIGGAPAVTYAHSHLESTVPEDGQTVDEAVETIELSFDGGIEQASDVQVFTEAGDEIEPAAVTITSPEIEVELTEPLENGEYRVTYNIISADTHPVEGEFTFTVDAEEVAEPAEEATEEEATEEDTTSEEPAEAESEETDQSQVSDEQQEDNEESSSMLWIIGGIVLVVIVIGAVVATRKKK, from the coding sequence ATGAAAGCAAAAGTAGCTAGTTTATTTTTAGTGGTTGGACTTATTATTGGGGGAGCACCTGCAGTGACTTATGCTCACTCACATCTTGAATCAACGGTTCCTGAAGATGGACAAACGGTTGATGAAGCAGTTGAAACGATTGAACTGTCATTTGATGGAGGAATTGAGCAAGCAAGCGATGTACAAGTTTTCACAGAGGCAGGCGATGAAATTGAGCCAGCAGCTGTAACAATTACTAGTCCTGAAATTGAAGTTGAATTAACAGAACCACTTGAGAATGGTGAATATAGAGTTACGTATAATATAATAAGCGCAGACACACATCCAGTTGAAGGTGAATTTACATTTACAGTAGATGCTGAAGAGGTTGCTGAGCCTGCAGAAGAGGCGACAGAAGAAGAAGCAACAGAAGAAGATACAACTTCTGAAGAGCCAGCTGAAGCTGAATCAGAAGAAACCGATCAATCACAAGTTTCAGATGAGCAGCAAGAAGATAATGAAGAGAGTTCTTCTATGCTTTGGATTATTGGTGGAATTGTCTTAGTTGTTATTGTTATTGGGGCAGTTGTTGCAACAAGAAAAAAGAAATAA
- a CDS encoding GntR family transcriptional regulator — translation MNSTFTGSSRVYVYQTLRDSITSLNLKPGAAISEKEIAAELNVSRTPVREAFLQLAHDQLLEVLPQRGSFVTLIDLEQVEDARFIREQLEVGIVRLACSTFTEAVRQDMETNLMLQGQMMKNQKYDELFKLDGAFHRLIASSCGKLKVAEMIQHMNVHFDRLRMLSLSSNLNWPAIYKHHQEILSAIIDQDANRAEKVMKEHLSLITVDQVALKEQFPIYFK, via the coding sequence TTGAATTCTACATTTACAGGTTCATCAAGAGTTTATGTCTATCAAACTCTGCGAGATAGTATTACCTCATTAAACCTCAAGCCAGGTGCTGCCATCTCTGAAAAAGAAATTGCTGCTGAATTGAATGTCAGTAGGACTCCTGTTAGAGAGGCTTTTTTACAACTTGCTCATGATCAACTACTAGAGGTATTGCCACAACGAGGATCATTTGTGACACTTATCGATTTGGAACAAGTCGAGGACGCTAGGTTTATAAGAGAACAGCTTGAAGTCGGTATTGTACGACTAGCCTGTTCGACATTTACTGAAGCTGTGCGTCAAGATATGGAAACAAATCTCATGCTTCAAGGTCAGATGATGAAAAATCAAAAGTATGATGAGTTATTTAAACTGGATGGAGCCTTTCATCGACTAATTGCCTCAAGTTGTGGGAAATTGAAAGTGGCTGAAATGATTCAGCATATGAATGTCCATTTTGATCGATTAAGAATGCTCAGTTTGTCTTCTAATTTAAATTGGCCGGCTATCTATAAGCATCATCAGGAAATTCTCTCTGCAATAATTGATCAAGATGCTAATCGCGCAGAAAAAGTTATGAAAGAACACCTCTCATTGATTACAGTTGATCAAGTGGCATTAAAAGAACAGTTTCCGATTTATTTCAAATAG
- a CDS encoding TRAP transporter substrate-binding protein, with translation MIKRTIVVASSVMFLLAGCQTQAQENDITHWKMTHISDASHLWHKTALEFSRNVEEKTDGKVQIEVFPNSQLGNEVDSINSIKFGATDLTITGETLEVWTPNAILLAVPYAFEDEEHMRNVVEGDIGQTIENDIKEDVGLTPLFYMERAPRNLTSNVPISDPDDLRGFSMRVPNVPLFLDTWAEAGAKPQVINLNEVFTGLQQGVIAGQENPNDLIYSNGFYEVQDYLNVTEHVRSWIYVVVGNEQLEKLPEDQRLAVEEAALEAQEFARDLQEEEQEALSDLLKERGMTFNEDVDQEAFREAMLPALEENLGEEQYELYLEMVEQGTEIEADSE, from the coding sequence ATGATTAAAAGAACAATAGTGGTTGCTTCCTCAGTTATGTTTTTATTAGCCGGATGCCAAACACAAGCTCAAGAAAACGATATTACTCATTGGAAGATGACACATATTTCAGATGCTAGTCATTTATGGCACAAGACCGCTCTTGAATTTTCAAGAAATGTTGAAGAAAAGACGGACGGAAAAGTACAAATTGAGGTATTCCCAAATAGTCAATTAGGTAATGAAGTGGATAGTATTAATAGTATTAAGTTTGGGGCAACCGATTTAACGATTACTGGAGAAACACTGGAAGTATGGACACCTAACGCTATTTTGTTAGCGGTACCATATGCATTTGAAGATGAAGAGCACATGAGGAATGTAGTTGAAGGGGATATTGGTCAAACAATTGAAAACGATATCAAAGAAGATGTTGGATTAACTCCATTATTTTATATGGAGCGAGCTCCACGGAATCTCACTTCAAATGTGCCAATCTCAGATCCAGATGATCTAAGAGGATTTAGTATGAGAGTACCTAATGTTCCGTTGTTCCTTGACACGTGGGCAGAAGCAGGGGCGAAACCTCAGGTTATTAACTTAAATGAAGTATTTACTGGACTTCAGCAGGGTGTTATAGCCGGTCAAGAGAATCCAAATGATTTGATTTATAGTAATGGATTTTATGAAGTGCAAGATTATTTAAACGTAACCGAGCATGTGCGTTCTTGGATCTATGTCGTTGTTGGAAATGAACAACTTGAGAAGTTACCTGAGGATCAGCGATTAGCTGTTGAAGAAGCAGCATTAGAAGCTCAGGAATTTGCTCGCGATCTACAAGAAGAGGAGCAAGAAGCCTTATCGGATCTTTTAAAGGAACGTGGAATGACTTTTAATGAAGATGTCGATCAGGAGGCTTTTCGTGAAGCTATGCTACCTGCTTTAGAAGAAAATCTTGGTGAAGAACAGTACGAGCTGTACCTAGAAATGGTTGAGCAAGGAACGGAAATTGAGGCGGACAGTGAATGA
- a CDS encoding TRAP transporter small permease, with amino-acid sequence MRTAAKLDKLLNYLTIILFTSLLLVVVIQIMSRYLPYSAIWTEELSRYLFVYSITAAAPLAIRKNEFIKVDMLLMMLPEKTRRMYECATYAIVAVFGIVLFITGIQFFQLGLEFSSPTIGFQMSYVYISVPILAFLIVLYSILFIIDQFTLPKSEGEQL; translated from the coding sequence ATGAGAACAGCAGCGAAGTTAGATAAACTATTAAATTATTTAACTATTATTCTTTTTACTAGCTTACTACTTGTAGTGGTTATTCAAATCATGAGTCGTTATCTTCCTTATAGTGCGATTTGGACAGAAGAACTTTCAAGGTACTTATTTGTATACTCTATCACCGCAGCGGCACCTCTTGCGATTCGGAAGAACGAATTTATTAAAGTAGATATGTTGTTAATGATGCTACCAGAAAAAACAAGAAGAATGTACGAGTGTGCGACGTATGCAATTGTAGCGGTATTTGGAATCGTTCTCTTTATTACAGGTATACAATTCTTTCAATTAGGGTTGGAATTCTCATCTCCTACGATTGGATTTCAAATGAGTTATGTATATATATCTGTACCGATCCTTGCGTTTTTAATCGTTCTTTACTCTATTTTATTTATCATTGATCAATTTACTTTACCAAAGTCAGAAGGTGAACAACTATGA
- a CDS encoding TRAP transporter large permease, whose translation MMSLLLVGTFLLLIMIGIPIAFSLALASLLYLFIAGIPLTIIPQTMFSGINSFVLLAIPAFILAGNLMNAGGITERIINFANAVVGHIRGGLALTNVASSLGFAGISGTALSDTASIGSVMIPAMKKQGYGSGFSAAVTSISSTVGPMLPPSLPMIIIGTLASVSIGDLFLAGAIPGLLLATGFLIVTYIISVKRGYPKGERQSLSVVGKSFLGAFWALIMVVIILWGILGGYFTPTEAAVVCVIYALIIGGFVYRELKLKDIPVLLTNTLSSTASILLLVGFANLFGWILVSEGVPILVADGILSLTDNPFFVILLMVILLMFVGMFMETIAALVILFPVLLPVATSVGMDPVHFGVVMVLTLMIGLSTPPVGVCLFVASSFAKVRIGQTVKELIPFFAVAVIVLLLVSYIPQLSLFLPSLFE comes from the coding sequence ATGATGTCACTCCTTTTAGTGGGCACGTTTTTACTATTAATTATGATTGGTATTCCCATTGCGTTTAGTCTTGCGCTTGCATCGCTATTGTATCTATTCATTGCAGGTATTCCTTTAACGATTATTCCGCAGACGATGTTTTCAGGAATTAATTCCTTTGTTCTATTGGCTATTCCTGCTTTTATTCTTGCTGGTAATTTAATGAATGCTGGTGGGATCACAGAGAGAATTATTAACTTTGCAAACGCAGTTGTTGGACACATACGAGGTGGACTTGCACTAACAAATGTTGCATCTTCTCTTGGATTTGCAGGTATTTCTGGAACAGCTTTATCTGATACAGCAAGTATTGGTTCAGTTATGATTCCAGCAATGAAAAAACAAGGGTATGGTTCAGGATTCTCCGCTGCTGTAACTTCTATATCATCAACAGTTGGACCAATGTTACCACCATCTCTTCCAATGATCATTATTGGTACACTTGCAAGCGTCTCCATTGGTGATTTGTTTTTAGCTGGTGCCATTCCTGGTCTATTACTTGCAACTGGATTCTTAATCGTGACGTACATTATTTCGGTGAAACGAGGATATCCAAAAGGAGAGCGTCAATCTCTTTCAGTGGTTGGTAAGTCGTTTTTAGGCGCATTCTGGGCATTAATTATGGTTGTGATTATTCTATGGGGGATCCTAGGCGGATACTTTACGCCAACAGAAGCGGCTGTCGTATGTGTAATCTATGCTTTAATCATTGGTGGTTTTGTTTATAGAGAATTAAAGCTAAAGGATATTCCAGTGTTGTTGACTAACACTCTTAGTTCAACTGCTTCGATCCTATTACTAGTTGGATTTGCCAACTTGTTTGGTTGGATCCTGGTAAGTGAGGGAGTTCCTATTTTAGTTGCTGATGGCATTCTTTCGTTAACGGATAATCCATTTTTCGTCATCTTATTAATGGTTATCTTATTAATGTTTGTTGGTATGTTTATGGAAACAATCGCTGCACTAGTAATACTGTTCCCGGTTTTACTTCCGGTCGCGACAAGTGTTGGAATGGACCCAGTTCATTTTGGAGTGGTAATGGTCTTAACCTTAATGATCGGGCTGTCGACACCCCCAGTAGGAGTATGCTTATTTGTAGCTTCTAGTTTTGCAAAGGTCCGGATTGGACAAACCGTAAAAGAATTGATTCCATTCTTTGCAGTAGCAGTCATTGTTTTATTATTAGTGAGCTACATTCCACAATTGTCACTATTTTTACCAAGCTTATTTGAATAA